A genomic segment from Streptomyces antibioticus encodes:
- a CDS encoding pectate lyase family protein: protein MRARLALRLCAASGALALATAVGMTLSGPAASAATGTATGYATQNGGTTGGAGGQTVRATTGTAIHQALCSRAAADTPLTIEVEGTVNHANTAKVSGSSCNTAAGVVELKQISNVTIIGVGGGAVFDQLGIHIREASNIVIRNVTVRNVKKSGSPTSNGGDAIGMESGVHNVWVDHVTLEASGGESEGYDGLFDMKADTRYVTLSYSVLRNSGRGGLIGSSESDLSNGYVTFHHNRYENIDSRTPLLRGGTAHMYNNHYVRLNESGINSRAGAKARVDNNYFEESKDVLGTFYTDQAGYWQVAGNVFDNVTWSARGTENNPAGPDPQSNTTVAIPYAYTLDAAACVPDVVSRTAGAGKGLQVSDGNCAAQSPTAAPTAPASPTATPTATPTLPTGTNLSLGAGADGSSKAGGTSYGNVRDGDLTTYWSPAGATGSVSVKWGSATAVSSIVIREASGSVGVIGSWRVLNADTGTVLASGGGAGTITFPRTTLGKITFEITGSSGTPKVAEFETYA from the coding sequence ATGAGAGCACGACTCGCGCTGCGCCTGTGCGCCGCGTCGGGGGCCCTGGCGCTCGCGACCGCGGTCGGGATGACGCTGTCGGGACCCGCCGCGTCGGCGGCCACCGGCACCGCCACCGGCTATGCGACCCAGAACGGCGGCACCACCGGCGGAGCGGGCGGGCAGACCGTGCGGGCCACCACCGGAACCGCGATCCACCAGGCACTCTGCTCCCGCGCCGCCGCCGACACCCCGCTCACCATCGAGGTCGAGGGGACCGTGAACCACGCCAACACGGCGAAGGTGTCGGGCAGTAGCTGCAACACCGCCGCCGGGGTCGTCGAACTCAAGCAGATCAGCAACGTCACGATCATCGGCGTGGGCGGCGGGGCCGTCTTCGACCAGCTCGGCATCCACATCCGCGAGGCGAGCAACATCGTCATCCGCAACGTGACGGTCCGGAACGTGAAGAAGTCCGGCTCGCCCACCTCCAACGGCGGCGACGCCATCGGCATGGAAAGCGGTGTCCACAACGTCTGGGTCGACCATGTCACCCTGGAGGCGTCCGGCGGCGAATCGGAAGGCTACGACGGCCTGTTCGACATGAAGGCCGACACCCGCTACGTCACGCTCTCCTACAGCGTCCTGCGCAACTCCGGCCGGGGCGGGCTCATCGGCTCCAGCGAGAGCGACCTCTCCAACGGGTACGTCACCTTCCACCACAACCGCTACGAGAACATCGACTCCCGCACCCCGCTGCTGCGCGGCGGCACCGCCCATATGTACAACAACCACTACGTGCGTCTGAACGAGTCCGGCATCAACTCCCGGGCCGGCGCCAAGGCCCGCGTCGACAACAACTACTTCGAGGAGTCGAAGGACGTCCTCGGCACGTTCTACACCGACCAGGCGGGCTACTGGCAGGTCGCCGGGAACGTCTTCGACAACGTGACCTGGTCCGCCCGGGGCACCGAGAACAACCCGGCGGGCCCGGACCCGCAGTCCAACACCACGGTCGCGATCCCGTACGCCTACACGCTCGACGCGGCCGCGTGCGTACCGGACGTGGTGAGCCGAACGGCGGGCGCGGGCAAGGGACTTCAGGTGTCGGACGGCAACTGCGCGGCCCAGTCGCCCACCGCGGCCCCGACCGCCCCGGCCAGTCCGACGGCCACCCCCACCGCGACGCCGACCCTGCCCACCGGCACCAACCTCAGCCTCGGTGCCGGCGCGGACGGCTCCAGCAAGGCCGGCGGCACCAGTTACGGCAACGTCCGTGACGGCGACCTGACCACGTACTGGTCGCCGGCCGGCGCCACGGGCTCCGTCTCGGTCAAGTGGGGTTCCGCCACCGCCGTCTCCTCGATCGTCATTCGTGAGGCGTCGGGATCCGTCGGTGTCATCGGGTCCTGGCGGGTGCTGAACGCCGACACCGGGACCGTCCTCGCCTCGGGCGGCGGTGCCGGGACGATCACCTTCCCGCGCACCACGCTCGGCAAGATCACGTTCGAGATCACGGGCTCCTCGGGCACGCCGAAGGTCGCGGAGTTCGAGACCTACGCGTGA
- a CDS encoding ATP-binding protein — translation MSTTTSPRTAQYAVELPHTRQAPSIARHASEDWLTETEPVDPGHGDRVPDDRVADAVLVVSELVTNAVRHTQDPCLLTLTLEDGLLDIAVADHSEDLPDLHDARGDERGGLGMDVIRGLGGRIRLVPALGGKTVHVLLDAAQDKGPGREPGSGADPGPRDRP, via the coding sequence ATGTCCACCACCACGTCACCCCGTACCGCCCAGTACGCCGTCGAGCTGCCGCACACCCGGCAGGCCCCGTCCATCGCCCGGCACGCCAGCGAGGACTGGCTGACGGAGACCGAACCGGTCGATCCCGGGCACGGCGACCGGGTGCCGGACGACCGTGTGGCGGACGCGGTCCTCGTCGTGTCCGAGCTGGTCACCAACGCGGTGCGGCACACCCAGGACCCCTGCCTGCTGACGCTCACGCTGGAGGACGGCCTGCTGGACATCGCCGTCGCCGACCACAGCGAGGATCTCCCCGATCTCCACGACGCACGCGGGGACGAGCGCGGCGGCCTCGGCATGGACGTCATCCGCGGCCTCGGCGGCCGCATCAGGCTGGTCCCGGCCCTCGGCGGCAAGACCGTCCACGTCCTCCTCGACGCGGCCCAGGACAAGGGCCCCGGCCGCGAACCCGGCTCCGGCGCGGACCCTGGCCCCCGGGACCGACCGTGA
- the sigK gene encoding ECF RNA polymerase sigma factor SigK, whose product MPHSPERSARVEDLLARVAGGDQDAFSGIYDALSGTVMGLACRILRDAAQAEEVTQDVMVEVWRTAGRYDPDRGTAKAWVLTLAHRRAVDRVRSAQASADREQRSGVLEADREFDEVAEAVQDRDEQRRLYRCLAELARQQRVPLVLAYYRGLTYVEVADALSTPEGTVKSRMRAGLRQLRACLEDGP is encoded by the coding sequence GTGCCGCACAGCCCCGAGCGCAGCGCACGCGTGGAGGACCTGCTGGCCCGCGTGGCCGGCGGGGACCAGGACGCGTTCTCCGGGATCTACGACGCGCTGTCCGGGACCGTCATGGGACTGGCCTGCCGGATCCTGCGGGACGCGGCCCAGGCGGAGGAGGTGACCCAGGACGTCATGGTCGAGGTCTGGCGCACCGCGGGCCGCTACGACCCGGACCGGGGCACGGCGAAGGCATGGGTCCTCACCCTCGCCCACCGCCGGGCCGTGGACCGCGTCCGTTCCGCCCAGGCGAGCGCCGACCGGGAGCAGCGCAGCGGGGTGCTGGAGGCGGACCGGGAGTTCGACGAGGTCGCCGAGGCCGTCCAGGACCGTGACGAACAGCGCCGCCTCTACCGCTGCCTCGCCGAGCTGGCCCGCCAGCAGCGGGTGCCGCTGGTGCTCGCCTACTACCGGGGGCTGACGTACGTCGAGGTCGCCGACGCGCTGTCCACCCCGGAGGGCACCGTGAAGTCCCGGATGCGCGCCGGGCTCCGGCAGTTGCGGGCCTGCCTGGAGGACGGCCCATGA
- a CDS encoding anti-sigma factor, translating into MTTGQEPHAAVGAYVLHALSRAEEAAFENHLAACDACRREVADLRETAALLGARESVPMPPDARERTLRTVAGTRQDLVRGLPGPRTGRILRPVLAACAALAVALGGIAVWQHGEADDARARADRAEQRADTARAAYAAVLTAPDATLHTAELSEGVTAAVVVSRSEERAVFTAQGLPALTGGKVYELWYAAESGELVPAGLMPGTGEVDGRVMEGSPAGAAAVGITVEPAGGSPQPTGEPLGVVPLTT; encoded by the coding sequence ATGACGACCGGACAGGAGCCTCACGCGGCCGTCGGGGCGTATGTCCTGCACGCCCTCTCCCGTGCCGAGGAGGCCGCCTTCGAGAACCATCTCGCGGCCTGCGACGCCTGCCGCCGGGAGGTCGCGGACCTCAGGGAGACCGCCGCGCTCCTGGGCGCGCGCGAGAGCGTCCCCATGCCGCCCGACGCCCGCGAGCGCACCCTGCGCACCGTCGCCGGCACCCGTCAGGACCTGGTCCGCGGCCTCCCCGGCCCCCGGACCGGGCGGATCCTGCGGCCGGTCCTCGCCGCGTGCGCCGCCCTGGCCGTCGCCCTCGGCGGGATCGCCGTCTGGCAGCACGGCGAGGCCGACGACGCGCGCGCCCGCGCCGACCGGGCCGAGCAACGGGCCGACACGGCGCGCGCCGCGTACGCCGCCGTCCTCACCGCCCCCGACGCCACGCTCCACACCGCGGAGCTGTCCGAGGGGGTCACCGCGGCCGTCGTCGTCTCCCGTTCCGAGGAGCGCGCCGTCTTCACCGCCCAGGGCCTGCCCGCCCTCACCGGCGGCAAGGTCTACGAACTCTGGTACGCCGCCGAGTCCGGCGAGCTGGTCCCGGCCGGCCTGATGCCGGGCACCGGGGAGGTCGACGGCCGGGTCATGGAGGGCTCCCCGGCCGGCGCCGCCGCGGTGGGCATCACGGTCGAACCCGCCGGCGGATCACCGCAGCCCACCGGCGAGCCCCTGGGCGTCGTCCCCCTCACCACCTGA